Within Desulfatiglans sp., the genomic segment AATGGCGGTCACTGTATATGCATAATCCGGCCTTGTTTCAGAGATCACAGAAATGCGGTCGCCTTTTTTTACCCCAAGCTTCATAAGACCCATAGAAAGGTTTCTGACCTTTTCACCGACCTCTGCCCATGAAACGTTCTGCCACTTATCATCCTTTTTGCATATCAGAAATGTCCTGTCTTTGAGTCTGTTAAGCTGCTCGTAAAAGACCTTTGGTAGAGTCCACTGTTCCATATAATATCCTTATAAATTTAACTGTTCTTCAACCCATTAATAAAAAAGGTGTACATCTCCTCTGCAAGCTCATCAGGCGATACTGCGCCCTTGGGCTCATACCACTGTATTATCCAGTTGAGCATGCCAAGGAGGGTAAAGGTAATAACATTAATATTCCTCTTCGAATCATGCCTTTCCATGATTTCCTGAAGGATATCCTTTATAACAGCAATATATTCACGCTGTTTCTGTTTGAACTTATGATAATACTCGTCTTCAAGAGAGTGCGCCTCATAAACAAGCACCCTCATCCTGGCCGGGTATTTGATAAATGATTCTATGTGATTCGTTATTATGCAAAGCAGCTTTTCTTCAGGGTTTTTAAGGGCAGACAACTCATTGAATAGATACCTGTTGGTGCTCTCCATAAAATCATAGATCATATCAAAGAGCATCTCCTGTTTGTTGGTAAAATGATAATAAAGACCAGGCTTACTGATATTGAGGGCATTTGAGATATCCCTGATGGATGTCTTCTCATAACCGTTCACATAAAACAGCTCAGCTATCTCCTGAAGAATCTGCTCTTTTTTATTCATTTCCCATTCCCGTTGAAACCGGCTTAATTTTTCATGAAAATCAACTTTACCGAACGTTCGGTTTATAGTTGATGAATAACTTGATGTCAAGAGTTTTAGGTTTTTCGGTCCCTGTTTTTATTCTGAAATG encodes:
- a CDS encoding TetR/AcrR family transcriptional regulator — translated: MNKKEQILQEIAELFYVNGYEKTSIRDISNALNISKPGLYYHFTNKQEMLFDMIYDFMESTNRYLFNELSALKNPEEKLLCIITNHIESFIKYPARMRVLVYEAHSLEDEYYHKFKQKQREYIAVIKDILQEIMERHDSKRNINVITFTLLGMLNWIIQWYEPKGAVSPDELAEEMYTFFINGLKNS